AATACCACAATCATCAAGTTTTATATGAGTTTGAGGCATAACTTGGACATTGATATTATTAACTGAAATTATTTTTGCACTATTATCAATATTGCCAATAATACCTTTTATTTCAAAGCCATCTGCTTGTAACCCACTGATAAACCCTATAGTAAATAACATGGCTAATATTTTATTCATAAAATCTCCTTAAATTAAATGAGTGCTTATTATATCTTAAAAATATTTAATGTTTTTATCCCAAAAATTCTTTTGCAATCTTACTAATCCTAGCACCATCAGCTTTTGTTTGTAGTGGTTTTGCTTTAGCCATCACTTTTCCTAAATCTTTTATTCCATTTGCATTTAGAGATTCTATTATGCTTTTTATTTCCAATCTCAATTCATCATCACTTAATTGTTTTGGTAAATATTCTAAAATGATATTCAACTCATCTTCTTCTTTTTTCACCAAATCATCTCTATTTGCCTTTTTATAAGCTTCAATAGAATCTAATCTTTGCTTTTTTGCCTTAAGTAAAATAGAAATAACATCATCATTGCTAAGATCTACTCTTTTATCTACTTCAACTTGCTTTAATTCAGCATTAATAAGTCTTATTGTATCTCTTCTTATTACATTATTTGCGATCATTGCAGCTTTTAGATCATTTTTTAATTGTTCTTTTATATTCATCTTCAAATCCTTAAATATATATTTTGGAATAAACTTTGCTTTTTAAAAGATTTAAGTATATCAAATGTAGCAAGGGAATACTAAAAATGGTGGTAAAAAAACAAATATTATTACTTCTTATTTTATTGGTATATAGTTTATATGCCGACCCTATTATGGATTTTAGTCCGCCAAGATATGTGGAGGAGTTAGGGGAAAAAGACTTTATAGAGGAATTTCCAAAATTAGGTTCATTATTTGGACAAGGTGAGCGTCCTATGTTTGCAGATAGAAGGGCAATGAGAGTAAATGATATTTTATTAGTAAAAGTAAATGAATCTTCAAATGCGACATTTAGCACACAAAAAACATATAATGGCACGCAAGGTGGCGAGCTAAATGCACCTATTGTAAATTATACAGGTAATAATGCAGAAATAGCACAAAATATACAAGATTTCAAAGATGGCAGCTCATTTAATATGACTTTGGGAGCTGGAAATTCAAATTTTAATAGCGGTGGCTCACAAAATAGAGATGAAAATGTAAATCTTGAAATTACTGCAAGGGTGATTAAAGTCCTAAGCAATGGTAATTATTATATAGAAGGCACTAGACAGATTATGATTGATGGGGAGAAAAAAGTAATTTTAATAAGTGGTGTTATAAGACCATATGATATTTCATCAGATAATAGCATAGAATCTAAATTTATTTCAGAATTAAAGCTTAATTACACAAGTGAAGGTGATATAAGCAATAAACGACATCAAAAATGGGGCTCAAAAGAACTCGAGCAAGCGTGGCCATACTAAGAATGAATATAGCAATCATACCTGCAAGAGATGGCAGTAAAAGAATTAAAAATAAAAATATAAAGCTATTTTTTGGAAAACCAATCATTACATATGCTATAAAAACTGCAATAGAATCTAAAATATTTGATAGGATTATAGTAAGCACAAATAGTAATAAAATAAAAAATATAGCAATAGAATCTGGAGCAGAAGTGCCATCACTTCGTCCAAATAACTTAAGTGATGATTTTACTACAACACTAGATGTGATAAGCTATGAGGTAAAAAATCTAGGGCTTAGCGATGATGATATTGTATGTTGTATTTATCCTACAACACCATTGCTAGATTCTCGTTTTTTAAAAGCAGGGTTGAAAAAACTAAAGAAAGATTCTTATTGTTTTAGCGCATGTGCGTTTAATTCAAATCCATTAAGGGGTTTTTACATTAGAGATGAGAGACTTTATTTATTAAATAAAAATTTTATAAACTGTAGAACTCAAGATATAGAAAATATATATTTTGATGCTGGAGCATTTTACTTTGGATATGTAAAAAGTTTTGCAGATAAAAAGCCTATTTTTAGTGAAGATTCTACTTTAATTATATTACCAGAGATTAATGTTGCCGATATTAATACGCAAAATGATTGGAAAATTGCGGAGATGAAATATAAAATAATATGCAAGCAATAATTTTTACAGAAGCAGGCAGTGGCTTTGGACTTGGACATTTAAGCAGATGTGATGCACTAAAAGACTATTTAGAGAATGCTGGTTTTGAAGTCAGTATTTATTGTAGAGGTGATTATATATCGCAGTATTGCAAGCAAATGGAATGGATTAGTGATGATTATTCAAATCTTGATGAAATAATAAATAATAAGCTTGTTGTGGTAGATTCATATTATGCAAATAAAGAATTATGCGAATATATAAAAAATAAAGCAAAAGTATGCGTATTTTTTGATGATTTTAATAGAATAGATTACCCACAAGATTCTATTTTATTAAATGGTGGATTACTTGGAGATAGATTCTATAGAAATGATATA
Above is a window of Helicobacter sp. MIT 99-5507 DNA encoding:
- a CDS encoding DUF5666 domain-containing protein yields the protein MNKILAMLFTIGFISGLQADGFEIKGIIGNIDNSAKIISVNNINVQVMPQTHIKLDDCGIFGMDIDGKFSDLAVGSFVEVEAWPNSAVNSGTGASYIASEIEQKCVSNRAY
- a CDS encoding GatB/YqeY domain-containing protein; its protein translation is MNIKEQLKNDLKAAMIANNVIRRDTIRLINAELKQVEVDKRVDLSNDDVISILLKAKKQRLDSIEAYKKANRDDLVKKEEDELNIILEYLPKQLSDDELRLEIKSIIESLNANGIKDLGKVMAKAKPLQTKADGARISKIAKEFLG
- a CDS encoding flagellar basal body L-ring protein FlgH — encoded protein: MVVKKQILLLLILLVYSLYADPIMDFSPPRYVEELGEKDFIEEFPKLGSLFGQGERPMFADRRAMRVNDILLVKVNESSNATFSTQKTYNGTQGGELNAPIVNYTGNNAEIAQNIQDFKDGSSFNMTLGAGNSNFNSGGSQNRDENVNLEITARVIKVLSNGNYYIEGTRQIMIDGEKKVILISGVIRPYDISSDNSIESKFISELKLNYTSEGDISNKRHQKWGSKELEQAWPY
- the pseF gene encoding pseudaminic acid cytidylyltransferase — encoded protein: MNIAIIPARDGSKRIKNKNIKLFFGKPIITYAIKTAIESKIFDRIIVSTNSNKIKNIAIESGAEVPSLRPNNLSDDFTTTLDVISYEVKNLGLSDDDIVCCIYPTTPLLDSRFLKAGLKKLKKDSYCFSACAFNSNPLRGFYIRDERLYLLNKNFINCRTQDIENIYFDAGAFYFGYVKSFADKKPIFSEDSTLIILPEINVADINTQNDWKIAEMKYKIICKQ